One genomic segment of Rhizobium viscosum includes these proteins:
- a CDS encoding ABC transporter ATP-binding protein, which yields MISVKDIKVVFGRGTPLQKQALNGVSLTIEQGSFVTVIGSNGAGKSTLLGVLAGDVLPSEGSVLIGKTDVTRKSTAGRAGMVARVFQDPLTGSCGALSIEENLALAARRGEKRGLASALGGSRRDYFRERIAELNLGLENRLKDRMDLLSGGQRQAVSLVMATLAGSEVLLLDEHTAALDPGMAEFVMNLTQKIVSERKLTTMMVTHSMRQALDYGHRTIMLHGGEIVLDVAGDNRKNLQVEDLIAMFRKMRGQTLDDDALLIG from the coding sequence ATGATCAGCGTCAAGGATATCAAGGTCGTTTTCGGGCGCGGCACGCCGCTGCAAAAACAGGCGCTGAACGGCGTCAGCCTGACCATCGAGCAAGGCTCCTTCGTCACCGTCATCGGCTCCAACGGCGCCGGTAAATCGACACTGCTCGGCGTTCTCGCCGGCGATGTCCTGCCGAGCGAAGGTTCGGTGCTGATCGGCAAGACCGACGTGACGCGTAAGTCGACGGCAGGGCGTGCCGGCATGGTCGCCCGCGTATTCCAGGATCCGCTGACGGGAAGCTGCGGTGCGCTGTCGATCGAGGAAAATCTCGCGCTGGCCGCACGCCGTGGTGAGAAGCGCGGGCTTGCGTCAGCGCTCGGGGGCAGCAGGCGCGATTATTTCCGGGAGCGGATCGCCGAACTGAATCTCGGGCTGGAAAACCGGCTGAAGGACCGCATGGACCTGTTGTCCGGTGGTCAGCGGCAGGCGGTTTCGCTGGTCATGGCGACGCTTGCCGGTTCCGAAGTGTTGCTGCTCGACGAGCATACCGCAGCGCTCGATCCTGGCATGGCGGAGTTCGTCATGAACCTCACGCAGAAGATCGTTTCCGAACGCAAGCTCACGACGATGATGGTGACGCACTCCATGCGGCAGGCGCTGGATTACGGCCATCGCACGATCATGCTGCACGGTGGCGAGATCGTGCTCGACGTGGCCGGCGACAACAGGAAGAACCTGCAGGTCGAGGACCTGATCGCGATGTTCCGCAAGATGCGCGGCCAGACGCTCGACGACGATGCGCTGCTGATCGGCTAG
- a CDS encoding YggT family protein produces MRLHTALARLIANVYISVNNELETVMAGILQAIFLIIDVALNLYWYVIIASAIFSWLYAFNVINSNNQFVNQLGSFFYNATEPALRPIRRFLPNLGGIDISPIILLLIIIFIQAILNNPIKPFLYSLVV; encoded by the coding sequence ATGCGTCTCCACACAGCCCTTGCTCGTTTAATCGCCAATGTCTACATATCTGTCAACAACGAACTGGAGACGGTAATGGCGGGAATTCTTCAGGCCATATTTCTAATCATCGATGTGGCTTTGAACCTCTATTGGTACGTGATCATTGCCAGCGCCATTTTTTCATGGCTGTACGCATTCAACGTCATCAATTCGAACAACCAGTTTGTGAACCAGTTGGGCAGTTTCTTCTATAACGCGACTGAACCCGCGTTGCGGCCCATACGCCGCTTTCTGCCCAATTTGGGCGGCATCGACATCTCTCCGATTATTCTGCTGCTCATCATCATATTCATACAGGCCATACTCAATAATCCGATCAAGCCCTTCCTATACTCGCTGGTCGTTTGA
- a CDS encoding M3 family metallopeptidase has protein sequence MSSPSQFNQALINWNGLHGLPRFDAVADGDFAAAFESALASHEREIDALASNKEEPTFDNTVVALEIAGDELSRVSALFWNRAGAHTNDVIQALEREISPKMSRHYSKIGMNADLFKRIDALWEKRESLGLTLEQTRVLERHWKGFVKSGAKLPKAEQEKLASINEKLAGLGTSFGQNVLADEKSWLLILSSEDELAGLPDFLRDAMAAAARERGEDGKYAVTLSRSIIEPFLTFSERRDLREQAFKAWVARGENAGATDNRGVIRETLALRGEVAKLLGYGNFAELKLDNTMAKTPQAVNDLLRAVWSRAVKRAQEEEADIAGLITAEGKNHDVMPWDWRHYAEKIRAQRFNFSEAELKPYLQLEKIIDACFDVAGRLFGIRAVEKKGIAAYHPDVRVFEIRDRDDKLVALFLGDYFARSSKRSGAWMSSFQSQHKLVLKNGHHGEMPIIYNVCNFAKPAEGKPALLSLDDARTLFHEFGHALHGMLSNVTYPSVAGTGVSRDFVELPSQLYEHWLTVPAILKEYAVHFETGEPMPQALLDKVLAARTFNSGFATVEFTSSALVDMAFHTRNKVDDPMAVQAEVLSEIGMPKSIVMRHATPHFQHIFSGGYSAGYYSYMWSEVLDADAFAAFEETGDAFDGEMARKLRDNIYSTGGSVDPEDAYKGFRGKLPSPDAMLVKKGLATFEELTGSDA, from the coding sequence ATGTCTTCTCCCAGTCAATTCAATCAGGCACTTATCAACTGGAATGGCCTTCATGGCCTGCCGCGTTTTGACGCGGTCGCCGATGGCGATTTCGCTGCGGCCTTCGAGTCCGCTCTTGCCTCGCACGAAAGAGAGATCGACGCGCTCGCCAGCAACAAGGAAGAGCCGACATTCGACAATACGGTCGTCGCGCTCGAGATCGCTGGCGATGAGCTGTCGCGCGTTTCCGCTCTTTTCTGGAATCGCGCCGGCGCCCATACAAACGATGTCATTCAGGCGCTGGAGCGCGAAATCTCCCCGAAAATGTCGCGGCACTATTCGAAGATCGGCATGAATGCGGATCTCTTCAAGCGGATCGATGCACTCTGGGAGAAACGTGAAAGTCTTGGCCTGACGCTGGAGCAGACGCGCGTGCTGGAGCGGCACTGGAAGGGCTTCGTCAAGTCCGGTGCCAAGCTGCCAAAGGCGGAGCAGGAAAAGCTTGCCTCGATCAATGAAAAACTTGCCGGCCTCGGCACCAGCTTCGGGCAGAACGTGCTGGCCGACGAGAAGAGCTGGTTGCTCATCCTCTCCAGCGAAGACGAGCTGGCCGGCCTTCCCGATTTCCTGCGCGACGCGATGGCGGCAGCCGCACGCGAACGCGGCGAGGACGGCAAATATGCCGTAACCTTGTCGCGCTCGATCATCGAGCCCTTCCTGACGTTTTCCGAGCGCCGTGATTTGCGCGAGCAGGCTTTCAAGGCCTGGGTGGCACGCGGTGAAAATGCCGGCGCCACCGACAATCGTGGCGTCATCCGCGAGACGCTTGCCCTGCGTGGCGAGGTGGCGAAGCTTCTTGGCTATGGCAATTTCGCCGAACTGAAGCTCGACAACACGATGGCAAAAACGCCGCAAGCCGTGAACGACCTGTTGCGCGCAGTCTGGTCGAGAGCGGTAAAGCGCGCCCAGGAGGAAGAAGCGGATATTGCCGGGTTGATCACCGCCGAAGGCAAGAACCATGACGTCATGCCCTGGGATTGGCGCCACTACGCCGAGAAGATCCGCGCGCAGCGGTTCAATTTCTCGGAAGCGGAACTGAAGCCCTATCTGCAGCTCGAAAAGATCATCGATGCCTGCTTTGATGTTGCTGGCCGGCTGTTCGGTATTCGGGCGGTGGAGAAGAAAGGGATCGCTGCCTATCATCCTGACGTGCGCGTCTTCGAGATCCGCGACCGTGACGACAAGCTGGTCGCACTTTTCCTCGGCGATTACTTCGCGCGCAGCTCGAAGCGTTCGGGTGCCTGGATGAGTTCGTTCCAGTCGCAGCACAAGCTGGTGCTGAAGAACGGCCACCATGGCGAGATGCCGATCATCTACAATGTCTGCAACTTTGCGAAGCCCGCGGAAGGCAAGCCCGCGCTGCTTTCGCTCGATGATGCGCGCACGCTGTTCCACGAGTTCGGTCATGCGCTGCACGGCATGCTCTCCAACGTCACCTATCCGTCGGTTGCCGGTACGGGCGTCTCGCGCGATTTCGTGGAACTGCCCTCGCAGCTTTACGAGCATTGGCTGACTGTTCCGGCCATTCTCAAGGAATATGCCGTGCATTTCGAAACCGGAGAGCCGATGCCGCAGGCACTGCTCGACAAGGTGCTGGCGGCGCGCACCTTCAATTCCGGCTTCGCCACCGTCGAATTCACCTCCTCGGCGCTCGTCGACATGGCCTTCCATACGAGAAACAAGGTTGATGATCCGATGGCCGTGCAGGCTGAGGTGCTCTCGGAGATCGGCATGCCGAAATCGATCGTCATGCGTCATGCCACGCCGCACTTCCAGCATATCTTCTCGGGCGGTTATTCGGCCGGCTACTATTCCTACATGTGGTCGGAAGTGCTTGATGCCGATGCCTTCGCCGCCTTCGAGGAGACGGGCGATGCCTTTGATGGTGAAATGGCCAGGAAGCTACGGGACAATATCTACTCCACCGGCGGTTCGGTCGATCCGGAAGATGCCTACAAGGGGTTCCGCGGCAAGCTGCCGAGCCCGGATGCGATGCTGGTGAAGAAGGGGCTTGCGACCTTCGAGGAATTGACAGGCAGCGACGCATAA
- the ppa gene encoding inorganic diphosphatase, with protein sequence MRIDAVSIGKNPPEDVNVIVEVPVGGHPIKYEMDKEAGTLVVDRFLYTPMTYPGNYGFVPHTLSEDGDPIDVLIASTRPLVPGCVINVRPIGVLKMEDNSGKDEKIIAVPSPKLTLRYEKVKDYTDLPEITLKQIEHFFEHYKDLEPGKWVKIYGWGDSKEAGELILEAIARAKKEKA encoded by the coding sequence ATGCGCATCGATGCCGTTTCAATCGGTAAGAATCCACCTGAAGACGTCAATGTCATCGTCGAGGTTCCGGTCGGCGGTCATCCGATCAAGTATGAAATGGACAAGGAAGCCGGCACACTGGTCGTCGATCGTTTCCTCTACACGCCGATGACCTATCCGGGGAACTACGGTTTCGTACCGCACACGCTGTCGGAAGATGGCGACCCGATCGACGTGCTGATCGCCAGCACCCGTCCGCTGGTTCCGGGCTGCGTCATCAATGTCCGCCCGATCGGCGTTCTGAAGATGGAAGACAATTCCGGCAAGGACGAGAAGATCATCGCCGTCCCCTCGCCGAAGCTGACGCTGCGCTATGAGAAGGTCAAGGATTATACCGACCTTCCGGAAATCACGCTGAAGCAGATCGAGCACTTCTTCGAGCACTACAAGGATCTCGAGCCTGGCAAGTGGGTAAAGATCTATGGCTGGGGCGATTCCAAGGAGGCGGGCGAACTGATCCTCGAAGCCATCGCGCGTGCCAAGAAAGAAAAGGCCTGA
- a CDS encoding GNAT family N-acetyltransferase gives MKTLSIDVRRAEPHDARAISEAHRLSWQHTYAGIIPHRALTQMIERRGENWWRKATRGPATLLVLDVAGTVAGYATLGLNRARALPQEGEIYELYLRPEYQGIGLGKLLFGEARRLLKSLGCNGMVVWCLEENETAADFYRDHGGIDFCEGMENFDHKQIKKIGFIWN, from the coding sequence ATGAAGACGTTGTCGATCGATGTCCGGCGGGCTGAACCGCATGATGCCCGAGCCATTTCGGAAGCCCATCGGCTTTCCTGGCAGCATACTTATGCGGGCATCATTCCGCATCGTGCTCTGACCCAGATGATCGAGCGCCGCGGTGAAAACTGGTGGCGCAAGGCCACTCGCGGCCCGGCGACATTGCTCGTTTTGGATGTGGCGGGGACCGTCGCTGGTTATGCAACCCTCGGCCTTAATCGCGCCCGCGCACTGCCTCAGGAAGGCGAAATCTACGAGCTTTATCTGCGCCCGGAATATCAGGGTATCGGCCTCGGCAAGCTGCTTTTCGGCGAAGCCCGGCGGCTTTTGAAGTCTCTGGGCTGCAACGGTATGGTTGTCTGGTGCCTGGAAGAAAATGAAACGGCCGCTGACTTTTATCGCGACCATGGCGGAATCGATTTCTGCGAAGGTATGGAAAACTTCGACCATAAGCAGATCAAAAAGATCGGCTTCATCTGGAATTGA
- a CDS encoding LysE family translocator, which yields MPLSLLVGAFLAALFYVLIPGPAFLQLLGIGAGQGRKAGAFFMMGHLVGDLVWSGLALVAIVGAKTIGTFVFDLLGLACGFYLAWIGWSAVNAKPKAEGQGLLVVERPFRRGLIFGVTNPKGYPVALATFTALVAGSASALDFQALPMLLSVSFVGFVTADIILIGIIGAGVVRRFYRAHERLIVRCSGVLFMGFAVQALWHATPGLLGWRKA from the coding sequence ATGCCGCTTTCCCTGCTTGTCGGCGCCTTTCTGGCGGCGCTCTTCTATGTGCTCATCCCCGGACCGGCCTTCCTGCAGCTTCTCGGTATTGGCGCGGGGCAGGGCCGCAAGGCAGGCGCTTTTTTCATGATGGGCCATCTCGTCGGCGATCTGGTCTGGTCGGGGCTGGCGCTGGTTGCGATCGTCGGCGCAAAGACGATCGGCACGTTCGTTTTCGACCTGCTGGGACTTGCCTGCGGCTTCTATCTCGCCTGGATCGGCTGGAGCGCCGTCAATGCCAAGCCGAAGGCCGAGGGGCAGGGGCTGCTCGTCGTGGAACGGCCGTTCCGCCGTGGATTGATTTTCGGCGTCACCAATCCGAAAGGCTATCCCGTGGCGCTCGCCACTTTCACGGCGCTGGTCGCGGGCTCTGCAAGCGCGCTCGATTTTCAGGCCCTGCCGATGCTGCTCAGCGTTTCCTTCGTCGGTTTCGTCACTGCTGATATCATCCTGATCGGCATCATCGGTGCCGGCGTCGTGCGTCGCTTCTACCGCGCGCATGAGCGGCTGATCGTACGCTGCTCTGGTGTGCTCTTCATGGGCTTTGCCGTACAGGCGCTGTGGCACGCCACACCCGGTCTGCTTGGCTGGCGAAAGGCCTGA
- the typA gene encoding translational GTPase TypA, translating to MALRNIAIIAHVDHGKTTLVDELLKQSGSFRENQRVAERVMDSNDLEKERGITILAKATSVEWKGVRINIVDTPGHADFGGEVERILSMVDGAIVLVDSSEGPMPQTKFVVSKALKVGLRPIVAINKIDRPDGRHEEVINEVFDLFANLDATDEQLDFPIMYGSGRDGWMNVNPEGPKDEGLAPLLDLVLKHVPEPTVEEGPFRMIGTILEANPFLGRIITGRIASGSIKPNQSVKVLGQDGKLIETGRISKILAFRGIERQPIDDAQAGDIVAIAGLSKGTVADTFCDPSVAEAMKAQPIDPPTVTMSFIVNDSPLAGTEGDKVTSRVIRDRLFKEAEGNVALKIEEAEGKDSFYVSGRGELQLAVLIETMRREGFELAVSRPRVVMHKDENGQLLEPIEEVVIDVDEEHSGVVVQKMSERKAEMAELRPSGGNRLRLRFYAPTRGLIGYQSELLTDTRGTAIMNRLFHDYQPYKGVIGGRVNGVLLANGSGEAVAYAMFNLEDRGPMIIEPGEKVYAGMIIGIHSRDNDLEVNVLKGKQLTNIRAAGKDEAVKLTPPIRMTLDRALSWIQDDELMEVTPKNIRLRKMYLDANDRKRFEKSKAAL from the coding sequence ATGGCACTTCGCAACATCGCGATCATCGCGCACGTTGACCATGGCAAAACGACCCTCGTCGACGAGCTCCTGAAACAGTCCGGTTCGTTCCGCGAGAACCAGCGCGTTGCAGAACGTGTGATGGACTCGAACGATCTCGAAAAGGAACGCGGCATCACCATTCTCGCCAAGGCGACCTCGGTCGAATGGAAGGGTGTCCGCATCAACATCGTCGACACCCCCGGCCACGCCGACTTCGGCGGTGAAGTCGAGCGCATTCTCTCGATGGTGGATGGCGCGATCGTTCTGGTCGATTCCTCCGAAGGCCCGATGCCGCAGACGAAGTTCGTCGTCTCCAAGGCTCTGAAGGTCGGCCTTCGCCCGATCGTCGCGATCAACAAGATCGACCGTCCCGACGGCCGCCACGAAGAAGTCATCAACGAAGTCTTCGACCTCTTTGCAAATCTCGATGCGACCGACGAACAGCTCGACTTCCCGATCATGTACGGTTCGGGCCGCGACGGCTGGATGAACGTCAATCCCGAGGGTCCGAAGGACGAGGGCCTTGCGCCGCTTCTCGATCTGGTTCTCAAGCATGTTCCGGAGCCGACTGTCGAAGAAGGTCCGTTCCGCATGATCGGCACCATCCTCGAAGCCAACCCCTTCCTTGGCCGTATCATCACCGGCCGTATCGCATCGGGCTCGATCAAGCCGAACCAGTCCGTCAAGGTTCTCGGTCAGGACGGGAAGCTCATCGAAACCGGTCGTATTTCCAAGATCCTCGCTTTCCGCGGCATCGAACGTCAGCCGATCGACGATGCGCAGGCGGGCGACATCGTCGCCATCGCCGGCCTCTCCAAGGGTACTGTCGCCGACACATTCTGCGATCCGTCGGTCGCGGAAGCCATGAAGGCGCAGCCGATCGATCCGCCGACGGTCACCATGTCCTTCATCGTCAACGACAGCCCGCTCGCAGGCACCGAAGGCGACAAGGTGACGAGCCGCGTCATCCGCGACCGTCTCTTCAAGGAAGCCGAAGGCAACGTCGCCCTGAAGATCGAAGAAGCCGAAGGCAAGGATTCGTTCTACGTGTCCGGCCGCGGTGAACTTCAGCTCGCCGTTCTCATCGAAACCATGCGTCGTGAAGGTTTCGAACTTGCCGTATCGCGTCCGCGTGTCGTGATGCACAAGGACGAAAACGGCCAGCTTCTGGAGCCGATCGAAGAAGTCGTCATCGACGTCGACGAAGAGCATTCCGGTGTCGTCGTCCAGAAAATGTCCGAGCGCAAGGCTGAAATGGCCGAGCTGCGTCCGTCGGGCGGCAACCGTCTTCGCCTGCGTTTCTACGCGCCGACCCGCGGCCTGATCGGCTACCAGTCGGAACTGCTGACGGATACGCGTGGTACGGCGATCATGAACCGCCTGTTCCACGACTACCAGCCCTACAAGGGTGTGATCGGTGGCCGCGTCAACGGCGTGCTACTCGCCAACGGTTCCGGCGAAGCCGTCGCCTATGCAATGTTCAACCTGGAAGATCGCGGCCCGATGATCATCGAGCCGGGCGAAAAGGTCTATGCCGGCATGATCATCGGCATCCATTCGCGCGACAACGACCTTGAAGTGAACGTCCTGAAGGGCAAGCAGCTCACCAACATCCGCGCCGCCGGCAAGGATGAAGCGGTGAAGCTGACGCCGCCGATCCGCATGACGCTTGATCGTGCTCTCTCCTGGATCCAGGACGACGAGTTGATGGAAGTGACGCCGAAGAACATTCGCCTGCGCAAGATGTATCTCGATGCCAACGACCGCAAGCGTTTCGAAAAGTCCAAGGCGGCCCTCTAA
- a CDS encoding argininosuccinate synthase — translation MASYKDVKKVVLAYSGGLDTSIILKWLQTELGAEVVTFTADLGQGEELEPARKKAEMLGIKEIYIEDVREEFVRDFVFPMFRANAVYEGVYLLGTSIARPLISKHLIDIARKTGADAIAHGATGKGNDQVRFELSAYALNPDIKIIAPWRDWSFKSRTDLLEFAEKHQIPVAKDKKGEAPFSVDANLLHSSSEGKVLEDPAQEAPEYVHMRTISPEAAPDKATTIKVGFRKGDAVSINGVEMSPATLLATLNNYGRDNGIGRLDLVENRYVGMKSRGVYETPGGTILLAAHRAIESITLDRGAAHLKDELMPRYAELIYYGFWFSPEREMLQALIDKSQEHVEGEVTLKLYKGNVMVIGRESEKSLYSDKLVTFEDDQGAYDQKDAAGFIKLNALRLRTLGKRNLKK, via the coding sequence ATGGCATCATACAAAGACGTGAAGAAAGTCGTGCTCGCTTATTCAGGCGGTCTCGATACCTCGATCATCCTGAAGTGGCTGCAGACGGAGCTCGGCGCCGAAGTCGTCACCTTCACCGCCGATCTCGGCCAGGGCGAAGAGCTGGAGCCGGCGCGCAAGAAGGCCGAGATGCTCGGCATCAAGGAGATCTATATCGAGGACGTGCGTGAAGAATTCGTGCGCGATTTCGTCTTCCCGATGTTCCGTGCCAATGCCGTCTATGAAGGCGTCTACCTGCTCGGCACTTCGATCGCCCGTCCGCTGATTTCCAAGCACCTCATCGACATCGCCCGAAAGACTGGCGCGGATGCGATCGCGCACGGCGCGACCGGTAAGGGCAACGATCAGGTCCGTTTCGAGCTTTCGGCCTATGCGCTGAACCCCGATATCAAAATCATCGCACCGTGGCGCGACTGGTCGTTCAAGAGCCGTACCGATCTGCTCGAATTCGCTGAAAAGCACCAGATCCCGGTTGCGAAGGACAAGAAGGGCGAAGCGCCTTTCTCCGTAGACGCCAACCTGCTGCACTCCTCTTCCGAGGGTAAGGTTCTGGAAGATCCGGCGCAGGAAGCGCCTGAATATGTGCATATGCGCACGATCTCCCCGGAAGCGGCCCCCGACAAGGCGACCACCATCAAGGTCGGCTTCCGCAAGGGTGACGCCGTCTCGATCAATGGTGTCGAGATGTCTCCGGCCACGCTGCTCGCGACCCTTAACAATTATGGCCGCGACAACGGCATCGGCCGCCTCGACCTTGTCGAGAACCGCTACGTCGGCATGAAATCGCGCGGCGTCTACGAGACCCCCGGCGGCACGATCCTGCTCGCAGCGCATCGCGCCATCGAATCGATCACGCTCGACCGTGGTGCTGCTCACCTCAAGGATGAGCTGATGCCGCGCTATGCCGAGCTCATCTATTACGGCTTCTGGTTCTCGCCGGAGCGCGAAATGCTGCAGGCTCTCATCGACAAGAGCCAGGAGCATGTCGAAGGTGAAGTGACGCTGAAGCTCTACAAGGGTAATGTCATGGTCATCGGCCGCGAGAGCGAAAAGTCGCTCTATTCCGACAAGCTCGTCACCTTCGAAGACGACCAGGGCGCTTACGATCAGAAGGATGCCGCCGGCTTCATCAAGCTCAACGCGCTGCGTCTTCGCACGCTCGGCAAACGTAACCTCAAGAAGTAA
- a CDS encoding DUF167 domain-containing protein: MNRPWKLSGDHIRLAVRLTPNGGRDTIDGIEPDGEGGTLLKARVTAVPEKGKANKALIALVAKSLGIAKSSVSLASGDTSRKKILRIDGDPEDLINKLETLFG, from the coding sequence TTGAACCGCCCCTGGAAGCTTTCCGGTGATCACATACGTCTTGCCGTACGGCTGACGCCGAATGGCGGGCGGGATACCATCGACGGTATCGAACCAGATGGCGAAGGCGGTACGCTCTTGAAGGCGCGCGTCACCGCCGTCCCGGAAAAGGGAAAAGCCAACAAGGCCCTCATAGCGCTCGTCGCCAAGTCTTTGGGTATTGCCAAGTCCTCGGTCAGCCTTGCTTCCGGCGATACGTCGCGCAAAAAAATCCTCCGGATCGATGGAGACCCGGAGGATTTGATCAACAAGCTCGAAACGCTATTCGGCTAA
- a CDS encoding LysE family translocator, which yields MDFLPSFPTLLAFAAATLLLAATPGPDMTLSISRALVQGKKAALFVVLGTSLGIVVHTMLVAFGISALITASPTAFLILKTGGAAYLFWLAVQAIRYGSKLTVAKVEGPKGTILSNISSGFWVNLLNPKVIIFFMTFLPQFVSANDPAVTHKLLFLGFCFIVIGMPVNATVVMAADWLSSWLQNNRKVLRGMDYTFAGVFSVFAAKILLTQAR from the coding sequence ATGGATTTCCTGCCGAGCTTTCCGACGCTTCTTGCCTTTGCCGCCGCGACCTTACTGCTGGCGGCGACCCCAGGCCCTGACATGACATTGTCGATCAGCCGCGCACTGGTGCAAGGCAAGAAGGCAGCCCTTTTCGTTGTTCTTGGCACCAGCCTCGGCATCGTCGTGCACACGATGCTGGTTGCCTTCGGGATCTCGGCGCTGATTACCGCTTCCCCGACCGCCTTTCTGATCCTGAAGACCGGCGGTGCCGCCTATCTCTTCTGGCTGGCCGTTCAGGCGATCCGCTACGGCTCCAAGCTGACGGTCGCCAAGGTCGAAGGCCCGAAGGGCACGATCCTGTCGAACATTTCCTCAGGTTTCTGGGTCAACCTGCTGAACCCGAAAGTCATCATCTTCTTCATGACTTTCCTGCCACAGTTCGTCAGCGCCAACGATCCGGCCGTCACGCACAAGCTGCTCTTCCTCGGCTTCTGTTTCATCGTCATCGGCATGCCGGTCAATGCAACCGTCGTCATGGCAGCCGACTGGCTGTCGAGCTGGCTGCAGAACAACAGGAAGGTGCTGCGCGGCATGGATTATACCTTCGCCGGCGTCTTCTCGGTCTTCGCCGCCAAAATCCTGCTCACACAGGCACGCTGA
- a CDS encoding SDR family NAD(P)-dependent oxidoreductase, with amino-acid sequence MTNIQDIFKKSNVAVITGGASGIGLAAAKHFAKAGMSVVIADLGGDKLAEARAELEAIAGQEHVMAVETDVSQKDQIEALERAVIQRFGRVHVLMNNAGIGPETSIFSAQANWDNILAVNLLGVINGVRAFGPGMIAHNEPGLIINTGSKQGITTPPGNPAYNISKAGVKVFTEALEHELRNTAGAGISAHLLIPGFVFTGLTKGDRSEKPAGAWTPEQTIDFMVESLERGDFYILCPDNDVARPVDERRMAWAIGDIIENRPPLSRWHKDYADKFKTYLEQK; translated from the coding sequence GTGACAAATATTCAAGACATTTTCAAGAAATCCAATGTTGCCGTCATCACCGGGGGTGCATCCGGCATCGGCCTTGCCGCCGCAAAACACTTTGCCAAGGCCGGCATGAGCGTGGTGATCGCCGATCTCGGTGGCGACAAGCTCGCAGAAGCACGCGCCGAACTGGAGGCGATCGCCGGCCAGGAACACGTGATGGCCGTGGAGACCGATGTCTCGCAGAAGGACCAGATCGAAGCGCTCGAGCGAGCCGTCATTCAGCGCTTTGGCCGCGTGCATGTGCTGATGAACAACGCTGGTATCGGCCCGGAAACTTCGATCTTCAGCGCTCAGGCCAATTGGGACAATATACTCGCCGTCAATCTCCTCGGTGTCATCAACGGCGTCAGAGCCTTCGGCCCCGGCATGATCGCCCATAACGAACCCGGCCTCATCATCAATACCGGCTCCAAGCAGGGCATTACCACGCCGCCCGGCAACCCCGCCTATAATATTTCAAAAGCCGGCGTGAAGGTTTTCACAGAAGCGCTCGAGCATGAACTGCGCAACACCGCAGGCGCAGGCATTTCCGCACATTTGCTGATCCCCGGTTTCGTCTTCACCGGCCTTACCAAGGGCGACCGCAGCGAAAAGCCGGCTGGCGCCTGGACGCCGGAACAGACGATCGATTTCATGGTCGAAAGTCTCGAGCGCGGCGATTTCTATATTCTCTGCCCCGATAATGACGTCGCCCGCCCCGTCGATGAGCGCCGCATGGCCTGGGCGATCGGCGACATCATCGAGAATCGTCCGCCGTTGTCGCGCTGGCACAAGGATTATGCCGACAAGTTCAAGACCTACCTTGAACAGAAGTAA